The Bdellovibrio bacteriovorus W nucleotide sequence CAGATGTACCAAAACTATGATTTCCAGACAGAAGTCTTGGTGGCGAGTGTGCGCAGTCCAATGCATATTCAAATCGCGGCAGAAATGGGAGCTGATATTGCAACAATCCCTTTCAAAGTTATGCAACAGATGACCCACCATCCTTTGACAGAAAAAGGTATTCAACAGTTCCTTGCTGACTGGGCGAAAGGTCAGAAATAAATGAGGGCCTTCTTCGTAGCCTGCTCATTTCTTTTTTTGAGCGGGTGTGTAACTGGCGGAGTGACTTTGAAGGACACTCCGTTAGGTTTAAGCGAAACAAGACGCTCCATTGTGTCGGTGATTGGTGAGCCGCGCATGATGAGTCAAAATGGCCGAGAGATGCAATCCCAGTATTATGCCAAAGACAACAAGCCCATCGCGAAGATGGACATGGCTAGGTCTAGGTATTTTACCCATGTGATTATTCTGGGGGACCGCCGTCCATACGATATTCAAGTGATTGTAAAGATGGAAGTTCGCACGGAAGATGGTCAGTTTGAGTACTCAGAAAATGATGATGACAAGGCTGAGTTGATAGCAGGACGTATCCAAGAGGCTCTTAACCAAAGTCGTGACGGCCGCAACATCATTGACGACTTTAGATCGTTCTAAATAAACTGAAGACTAGTCAATGATGACTAGTCTTATTTAGGGGTAGACGTTGCAAGGAATGCGACTAAGACGATATACACCACTTTTAGTGGTGGCATTGTTAATGTGCTATTCAAGCTCAATTAAGAGTTTGAAGTTCCTTCCATTTTTTGAACCTCTTGTAATTAAGGCCATCAAAAACTCCCCGCCTCATATTGTATTTGAAGAGCTCTATCAAAATGTCACTCAATCAGCTGACGTTGAGAATTCTCCTCACGAGATCGTTCAATTAAATTCTGAAAAATCAAACAGTCCCCTTTTTGCTAGAAAAATTCAGTTAGCAGAAATGGTTGTGCATGCACCCTTAGAAAACATCTCGCATGTCGCTCGCGTTGAAGAGGGCGCTTCTTCTGATCGGTCGTGGATTCAAGATCTATCTCAAAAGCAATTAAAGCGTTTAGAAGAGGCTCAATATCGAGGCCTAGACACAGATTCAAACTGGGCAGGAAAGACTTGGACAGAACATGCACAAAAGGTTGTGGAAACGGCTCAACGAGAGCCAGCTCTTGCCAAGACTTCTCCGGTAGAAATTTATAAAATTGATGAAGAGGGTCGCAAAGTTCGCGAGGTTCCATTAGCTGAAGTGCGTATCAGAGATCCATTGAGTTATGGACAGTCTAAATCCCCTTCAGATGGTTCATCTGTTGATAGAACTAGAATGCAGCTACCAACTCTTGAAGAGCACGGAGCTATGCCTGGATTTATGGATACGGAATCAGGGGCTCAAGTCGCGATTTCGGGTGCCATTGAAATCACAGGGGGATTGGCTGTTACAAATGAACACCACATCGAAATCCGTCGTCGCGAAGAAGGTATTATTAAAGAGCTTGGCCGCGTGGATTTAGTAAAGGGTATCTATAATATTGAAGTCGAGCGAGCTTCCGGAGAGATTCTAGCTCGATTGATGGATCGCTCAGGAGCCGTTTTAGGAGAGGGAATTGCAAGACTCAATTCGGCGACTTCAAAAATGGTTCAGGAAAGAATCCGCATCGAACCTAATGTTGAATATGCTGGCTTGGTGGCGGGTATATATAATAGTAGCCCTCTAAAACTCGCACCAAACTTTACAAGAGCAACCTTTATTAAGGGCGCAGAAGATGTAGCTGTAAAAGCTGACGGACACGTTCGCATGGCAAACATTGCGAAGAACTCTTTCACAGTCCTTCGCACATCAGCCCCGCAGCATCGGCAAACAGTTAAACTTGTAAATGCAGGCCAGGAATTCAAAGCAGAAATTTTCCCAGAGTCGATGGTTAAGGCTCTTCGAGATATAGTTGAAAATCAGCGCGGGCTTATTCTTGCGGATAATTTTCCACTCATTTGGGGACAGGCCAAAGAGGGCGAAAAAAGCTTGGCGGGTGTCTCTGTAGAGCTTGAAACGGACTCTAGTATTGAGGCGGTTTATTTTAATGCGCTCATGCTGCCCGATGCACAGCTTAAACAAACTTCTGAAAATGGCTATTTTGCCTTTGTTGGAGTGAATCCTGGAATGCATTCGCTTTTAGCCGAGCGTGGAAAAAGTATTTCCTATGTAAACGCAATTGCGGAAGAGGGCTCCGTAGCCCATGTAGAAATTGAGTTTGCTAAGAAAAATGAAACCATTCCTCTTCGTGTCTACGATGCCTTCAGCGGAAATCCAGCAGCCTGCAATGTTGCTATTCAAGGTCTGGATGATGAAATCTTAGTTGAAAACGGAACACAGTCGGTGACTCTTCCCTACCTAGATAGAATGGGTTTGATTTATACGCGCCCTCTTAATACCGAATATGTCTCAACCAAATTTGTCTACAATGATAAGGATGCTTTTATTCATCTTCCGCTTGTAAAATGGGATTGGTTGAATTCGATACGAAGCTTCCTAAGAATCAGCGATCACCCGAGTGCGGGAACAGTCGTGGGGTTTGTTCCGGATGAAGACTTTGAGGTTTTTGTCGCAGAGGAGCCACAGTTTGACTCGCAAAGTGTGGTGTACTTTGATATGCACGGAAAAATTCTACAGGGCCGCAAAGGTATCGCGGGAGGCGGGTTTATTTTATACAACCTGCCATCAGACATTCAAGAAGTCGTAGTAATAGGAGCGCGGGATAATAAAATTCAATCAAAGGTGATTGCAGTCGATCCATCTTCCGTGTCTACGTTGATTTACCGTCACTAGTTTTATTTCAAAAGAAAATCCTTAAAGAATCTGCCTCGATCCTCGAAGGACTTGAACTCATCGAGGCTTGTGCCACCAGGGCTTAAAAGCACTGTATCACCATCACTGACGTATTGATCGAGATGACTTAGCAACTCTTTGAGCGTACCGAATGAATCGCCTAGAAGTTGAGATTTTTCCTGAGCAGTTTTTCTGCAATCACCAAAAAACAGAAACTTCAAATTTGGTATATTTTTTAAATTTACTAGTTGTTCCCAAGGAAGATTTTTGTCTTTTCCCCCAAGGAGAAGATGAACTTGGGATTGAGGATACGCAGAGGCTACACTCAGGGCCGCTGTCAGTACAGAATCCATCGAGGTCGCTTTACTGTCGTTAATATAACGAATGCCGCCATGAATACCGCAGTTTTCGAGCCGATGCTCAAGTCCCTTAAATCGTTTCATTCCTAAAAAGGCTTCGTCAGGCCAGTGACAGGCTTTTGCAATAAGAGCTGCAAGGGCCAGATTGTCTTGGTTGTGTTGCCCGATGAGCTCTGCTTCTGAAAGAGCCAAAGCCTCAAGTTCTTTCATTTCTGGGCTGGAGAAGACGGAATTTTTATGATTCTTCCCTAATACAAAAGACTTATTGTCGCCACCGTTGGAGTTTACAAAAATCGATCCTGTCGTGATATCAGCAATCTTCCACTTGGTTTCATAATAGTGATTTAAGTCACGATAGCGCTCAAGATGATTGGGTGAAAGGAATGTAATGGCGGAGTGATCCAATTTTAAAAGGTCGGAATTTTCTAATTGATAGCTAGAAAGCTCAAGGACCACCCACTCCGCGCGTGGTCTTTTCTGACTCAGAACTTCAGCAGCATAGACCGAAAATGGAGTTCCAAGATTTCCGCCAACAAAATAAAATTTACTAAACCCTTCAAGCGCTGCCCCTAAAATAGATACTGTCGTACTTTTAGCAACAGAGCCTGTCACTCCGACAATTTTTTCAGAAACTATGCATGAGGCTGCTAAAGAAATATCACTCGTGATGTGGGCGCCGGAGGCCCGCGCTTTTTCAACCCAAGAGCTTGCTAGAGGCACCCCCGGAGAGACAATGATAGTGCGCGGATTGATTTGAGATATTAGAGTCTCGGGCTCCGAGAAATTTGCATTTGCCGCCTTAGCATCGCAAGTAAAAACTTGAGAGGAATCGACTCCACATAAAACGAGAAGACTTAAAGTGGCATCCCCACTTTTTCCCAATCCAACCACAGCTATAGGCGTTTTCAAATTCTTGATATATTCGCTCATTTGTCAGATCATATTCCTGGGAGGATGATTTGCCCACATCTTTTTCTGAAGCTTACAAAGACTTTAAAGAGTCCTCATATACTGCGATCATTAGTGACCTGCACCTTACAGAGGCTGAACCCCTGCATCCGAAATATCCTTTATGGAAAAAATTTAAGACAAAAGAATTTTTCTTTGATGATACGTTTGCAGAATTTCTAGATTATCTTGAAAAAAAGGCTGAAGGAAATCCTGTCGAGTTGATTCTCAACGGTGATATTTTCGATTTTGATAGTGTGCTCAACTTACCGGAAGAACCTGTTTTTCGCGTGAGCTGGCTTGAAAAGCATCGCGGTCTCTATCCAAGAGAAGAGCGATCTCGACATAAAATTGAAGTTATTCTTAGAGATCATCCTATCTTTGTAAAAGCGATTCGTGAATTTGCTTTAAGAAACAATCGAGTTATTTTTGTGATGGGCAATCATGATTTGGAACTGCACTTTTCTGCCGTTCAACATGAGATCATGAAGAGCCTGGATTTACCGCCGTCGGCGCGAGGTCAGGTCCGCTTTGTGGAATGGTTTTACATCAGTAACCAAGACACCCTGATTGAACATGGCAATCAGTACGATCCTTATTGCATGTGTGAAGATCCCGTGAACCCATATGTGCGTGGTTATAATTATATTTCTTTGAAGCTTCCCTTTGGGAATTTAGCCTGTCGTTATATTTTAAACGGCATGGGATTTATCAATCCCCATGTGGATTCGAATTATATTATGACGTTGCCTCAATATATTCGTTTCTTTTTTAAATATATGGCGAAGGCTCAGCCGGGTTTGGTATTTACGTGGTTTTGGGGATCGGTAGTTACTCTCTTGCATTCATTCTTTGACCGCCTCGCTTCTCCAATTCGCAATCCTTTAAAGATAGAAGATCGCGTTGCAGAAATCGCCTTGAAGGCCAATGCTGAGCCAAGAATGGTTCGAGAGTTGAAAGAACTTTTTGTCGCGCCAGCGGCGAGCAGTCACTTTCTCTTAGCCCGGGAGTTGTGGCTAGATCGCGCCTTTTTAATTTTCATTTCATTTTTCTTAATCTTTCAGGCCATGGTTTTTATTCGCTCCGTGTACTCGGTTTCATTTTTCTGGGCGTTTATTCCACTGTTTCTTTTATTGCCATTCTTTCTTTTTTACAGCAAGTCCGTGACCTCGTTGGTTTCTGGTTACAAAGAGCCCGATGATCGAGTCCTGGCTATGGCAAGTGCCATCACTAAAGTGAATCGCATTGTTTTTGGTCACACACATCATGTTCGTCATGAGATAATCGGTTCGGTGGAGCATCTCAACAGTGGTTGTTGGTCACCGGCATTTTTGGATGTGGAATGTACGCAGCCACTTGATCAAAAAAACTACGTCTGGATT carries:
- a CDS encoding hypothetical protein (COG0771 UDP-N-acetylmuramoylalanine-D-glutamate ligase), whose amino-acid sequence is MSEYIKNLKTPIAVVGLGKSGDATLSLLVLCGVDSSQVFTCDAKAANANFSEPETLISQINPRTIIVSPGVPLASSWVEKARASGAHITSDISLAASCIVSEKIVGVTGSVAKSTTVSILGAALEGFSKFYFVGGNLGTPFSVYAAEVLSQKRPRAEWVVLELSSYQLENSDLLKLDHSAITFLSPNHLERYRDLNHYYETKWKIADITTGSIFVNSNGGDNKSFVLGKNHKNSVFSSPEMKELEALALSEAELIGQHNQDNLALAALIAKACHWPDEAFLGMKRFKGLEHRLENCGIHGGIRYINDSKATSMDSVLTAALSVASAYPQSQVHLLLGGKDKNLPWEQLVNLKNIPNLKFLFFGDCRKTAQEKSQLLGDSFGTLKELLSHLDQYVSDGDTVLLSPGGTSLDEFKSFEDRGRFFKDFLLK